A stretch of Apostichopus japonicus isolate 1M-3 chromosome 9, ASM3797524v1, whole genome shotgun sequence DNA encodes these proteins:
- the LOC139973801 gene encoding uncharacterized protein → MDVENFAGDTYYVTYDEFRISDESGDYHISSLGTFEISDGIIPEWCPANEIFSNETCERTCDDPDSCISATSYPETEQCVCVGDYLIQQERCIPLNQCNCFVADKGGVLREGESYVNSSCTRRSTCRNNTLVDESYQCSEHATCDERSGVRKCYCNQNYHGDGETCTHNCSHVAKRSVLRGGELNINPTCTQRFTCRNNQPISESYQCSEHATCAERNGVRKCYCNPNYHGDGETCIHNCFVADVGSVLKEGELNINPTCTQRSTCRNNQRIDESYQCSEHATCDERNGVRRCYCIEWFAGDGVTCTRSGPRDCSDLYTAGRRNNGKYTIYPAGSSGFEVFCIMSSGGWTILQRRTSNSVSFYRNWNDYKNGFGNPTGDHWIGNNKIYKLTNQKTYQLLIEKTNREGAKYHTRYSSFRISNEGDKYRLSLSGYNGNAGNNAMVANSGYRFSTRDQDNDGSSTFDCAEKHRGGWWYADDSSRSSTSNCYSFSNRVATGGYDYSDCCCSDNYDNYYYCYD, encoded by the exons ATGGATGTTGAGAACTTTGCTGGAGATACTTACTATGTAACATACGACGAGtttcgtatctcagatgaatCGGGGGATTATCATATATCTAGTTTAGGTACATTCGAAATATCAGATG GAATAATCCCCGAATGGTGTCCAGCTAATGAAATATTTAGCAATGAGACCTGTGAGAGGACTTGTGATGACCCTGACTCTTGCATCTCGGCTACATCTTACCCAGAAACAGAGCAATGTGTTTGTGTCGGTGATTATCTAATACAGCAAGAGCGATGTATCCCGCTGAACCAatgcaactgcttcgttgctgacaaaggaggtgtattaagg gaaggCGAGTCTTACGTCAATTCGAGTTGTACACGgagatcaacttgtaggaacaacacgcttgtagatgagagttaccagtgtagtgaacacgcaacctgtgatgagaggagcggtgtccgtaaatgttactgcaatcaaaacTACCATGGAGACGGAGAGACATGCACACACAACTGCTCCCATGTTGCCAAAAGAAGtgtattaagg ggGGGCGAGTTAAACATCAATCCAACATGTACACAGAGATTtacttgtaggaacaaccagCCTATATctgagagttaccagtgtagtgaacacgcaacctgtgctgagaggaacggtgtccgtaaatgttactgcaatccaaactaccaTGGAGACGGAGAGACGTGCatccacaactgcttcgttgctgacgtAGGAAGTGTATTAAAG gaaggCGAGTTAAACATCAATCCAACATGTACACAgagatcaacttgtaggaacaaccagcgtatagatgagagttaccagtgtagtgaacaCGCAACATGtgatgagaggaacggtgtccgtagaTGTTACTGTATCGAATGGTTTGCAGGTGATGGTGTTACATGTACCCGCAGTGGACCGAGAGATTGTTCTGATCTTTACACAGCGGGTAGAAGAAATAACggaaaatataccatttatCCCGCTGGAAGCTCCGGGTTTGAAGTTTTTTGTATAATGTCTAGTGGGGGATGGACA ATTTTGCAACGACGTACAAGTAATTCCGTCAGCTTTTATCGAAACTGGAATGATTACAAAAACGGGTTTGGAAATCCAACAGGAGATCATTGGATTGGcaacaataaaatatacaaattgacaAATCAAAAAACCTACCAACTTctaatagaaaagacaaacaggGAAGGAGCAAAATACCACACCCGTTATTCATCTTTCAGAATCAGTAATGAGGGAGACAAATACCGACTGTCATTGAGTGGCTACAATGGAAATGCTG GTAATAACGCTATGGTAGCAAATTCCGGATATCGATTTAGTACGCGAGATCAAGACAACGATGGATCGAGTACCTTCGACTGCGCAGAAAAACACcgaggtggctggtggtatGCAGACGATAGTAGCAGGAGCTCTACCAGCAACTGCTACTCATTCAGCAACCGCGTGGCTACTGGTGGATACGACTACTCTGACTGTTGTTGTTctgataattatgataattattattactgttatgaTTAA